In a genomic window of Spirochaetota bacterium:
- a CDS encoding class I adenylate cyclase, with protein MDLLQTITENKDKFIAFNNEKFKRFQQLIPNPAMRRIVNTIPFLLCINNKKLPGYVEGDVPLGIKNFKLDEDTKRYLHGRYPGITFHDFERGDFIKMFAVMGSVGTVAYNKKSDLDYWACVHKNTVSKEAFENFKKKVALVQEWASKELEVPVHIFINDIESVKNNIFAEDEEEAFGTTVGAVLKDEFFRSSIIIAGKIPFWWVVPSFVKDDEYEALYNQLPEEMKRDDFIDLGNLYEISKEDFLGAALFQIIKSLGNPFKSILKIGVLEKYLFGKSDSPLLSQKVKMHVLLSRLTNSILDSYLLMFDEVYDYYSQTLGDPTMLQILKQNLYLKIDPQLSKYVGIKDKKNIPYKVAVMFKYVHDWNWNIKIIQDMDNFDNWDFQRVMHFWDAVKKFMLISYQKISSQFNTLNLKRQMSESDFILLSRKIKSHFSVEENKIDKLITFKDTPAEPILYIEPINEGIHEVKWRLYKRNRSEKNVFTTTTLRTESDLVKLLVWLTVNNVYDHTVTRINIQSGYVRINQNLVVELLNQLSQFFSEKGKIKTQYYLKPAFNMLQCIILNFNNEAAEHLDSLYHVYSTSWGEQYIKRYSNIIDIAHILQNILKDGLELKLPFDDYCLINSPGTHKRFCKNFIQLFKESYRAIVHSPSAHSRFIGELEGIYFTALRNNNIEVQAFDHIVKVLTTLTLKPDIETHYTFYGDSYHLQVLQTLYNKRLQKGITLGYIEDGDRLQVTVINEKGNIFTFFAPKNIKNVFLYHIYGFCASVLKRLPSSARESESSIICYNTQADRRGGISLVDETGKIHGDYLLNFTKSKALRVQVSRHMGNEIFYNFIFPDNVTSGFMTIKELYSVKRKIVELKNIGMPIYPYIGELVFNDLNQKEMLLGSSIYFVEKYKLELMLQRTQS; from the coding sequence ATGGATCTATTGCAAACAATAACTGAAAACAAAGATAAGTTCATTGCTTTTAACAATGAAAAGTTTAAACGGTTTCAACAGCTTATCCCCAACCCTGCAATGCGCCGTATTGTCAATACCATTCCATTTTTATTATGCATAAATAACAAAAAATTGCCTGGCTATGTAGAAGGGGATGTCCCCCTGGGAATTAAAAATTTCAAACTCGATGAAGATACAAAGCGCTATCTTCATGGCCGCTATCCGGGAATTACCTTTCATGATTTTGAGCGTGGTGATTTCATCAAAATGTTTGCAGTAATGGGCAGCGTGGGCACTGTAGCGTACAATAAAAAATCAGACCTGGATTACTGGGCTTGTGTTCATAAAAACACAGTATCGAAAGAAGCTTTTGAAAATTTTAAAAAGAAGGTTGCACTAGTTCAGGAATGGGCTTCAAAAGAACTAGAAGTACCTGTTCATATCTTTATCAATGATATCGAAAGTGTAAAAAATAATATATTTGCCGAAGATGAAGAAGAAGCATTTGGTACAACCGTTGGCGCTGTATTAAAGGATGAATTTTTCCGTAGTTCTATTATTATTGCTGGGAAAATCCCTTTCTGGTGGGTTGTCCCCAGTTTTGTAAAGGATGATGAGTATGAAGCACTGTATAATCAGCTCCCGGAAGAAATGAAGCGAGATGATTTTATTGACCTAGGGAATCTCTATGAAATTTCAAAAGAAGATTTTCTTGGTGCTGCTCTTTTTCAGATAATAAAATCATTGGGTAACCCCTTTAAATCCATATTAAAAATAGGAGTTCTTGAAAAATATTTATTTGGTAAATCTGATTCACCTCTTTTAAGTCAAAAGGTTAAAATGCATGTATTGCTCAGCAGACTTACAAATTCAATTCTTGATTCGTACCTACTCATGTTTGATGAAGTGTACGATTATTACAGTCAGACACTTGGCGACCCTACAATGTTACAGATACTCAAACAAAACCTTTATCTTAAAATAGATCCACAGTTGTCTAAATATGTGGGCATAAAAGACAAAAAGAATATTCCCTATAAAGTAGCTGTAATGTTTAAATATGTCCATGACTGGAATTGGAATATTAAAATTATTCAGGATATGGACAATTTTGATAACTGGGACTTCCAGCGTGTAATGCATTTCTGGGATGCAGTAAAAAAATTCATGCTTATAAGTTATCAGAAAATATCCTCACAGTTTAATACACTCAATTTAAAAAGACAGATGTCAGAATCTGATTTTATATTACTATCACGAAAAATAAAATCTCATTTTTCTGTAGAAGAAAATAAGATTGATAAACTCATCACATTCAAAGATACCCCTGCTGAACCCATTTTATATATTGAGCCAATAAATGAAGGTATTCATGAAGTAAAGTGGCGTCTATATAAAAGAAACCGGAGTGAAAAAAACGTATTTACCACAACAACCTTACGTACAGAAAGCGATCTGGTGAAACTGTTAGTATGGTTAACTGTGAATAATGTATACGACCACACAGTGACCAGGATTAATATACAATCTGGCTACGTTCGCATAAACCAGAATCTTGTTGTGGAATTGTTAAATCAGCTATCACAATTTTTCTCTGAAAAAGGAAAAATTAAAACTCAATACTATCTAAAACCTGCTTTTAACATGCTCCAATGTATCATACTCAATTTCAATAATGAAGCTGCTGAACACCTTGATTCACTATATCACGTATATTCAACCAGTTGGGGAGAGCAGTACATAAAGCGCTATTCCAACATAATTGACATTGCTCACATTTTGCAAAATATCCTCAAAGATGGGTTGGAATTAAAATTGCCATTTGATGACTATTGCCTGATCAACAGCCCTGGCACTCATAAACGTTTCTGTAAAAATTTTATTCAGCTTTTCAAAGAATCATACAGAGCTATTGTACACAGCCCTTCAGCTCACAGTCGTTTTATTGGTGAACTTGAAGGCATATATTTTACTGCATTACGTAACAATAATATTGAGGTTCAGGCTTTTGATCATATTGTGAAAGTATTAACCACTCTCACATTAAAACCTGACATTGAAACCCATTACACATTCTACGGTGATTCATACCATCTCCAGGTGTTACAGACACTTTATAATAAACGCCTTCAGAAAGGCATAACACTTGGATATATTGAAGATGGTGACAGGTTACAGGTTACAGTAATAAATGAAAAAGGAAATATTTTTACTTTCTTTGCCCCAAAAAACATCAAAAATGTATTTTTATATCATATATATGGGTTTTGCGCAAGCGTACTTAAACGATTACCAAGCAGTGCACGTGAAAGTGAGTCCAGTATAATTTGTTACAATACCCAGGCAGATCGCAGGGGTGGTATAAGCCTGGTTGATGAAACGGGAAAAATCCATGGTGACTATCTACTCAACTTTACAAAATCCAAAGCTCTACGCGTTCAGGTATCACGTCATATGGGTAATGAAATATTTTATAATTTTATATTCCCTGATAATGTCACAAGCGGATTTATGACAATTAAAGAATTATACAGTGTTAAACGGAAAATTGTGGAATTAAAGAATATTGGAATGCCAATCTATCCCTATATTGGTGAACTGGTGTTTAACGACCTGAATCAGAAAGAAATGTTATTAGGTTCAAGTATATATTTTGTGGAAAAATACAAACTGGAACTTATGCTCCAGCGCAC